A genomic region of Paenibacillus sp. PL2-23 contains the following coding sequences:
- a CDS encoding cold-shock protein — protein sequence MYNRKKPLEEIPLENTKVWTCETEGCNSWMRDNFAFEQVPSCIMCNGTMVSGEKMLPALVNSTAEMKG from the coding sequence ATGTACAATCGTAAAAAACCGCTAGAAGAAATTCCGCTTGAGAACACGAAGGTATGGACATGCGAAACCGAGGGCTGCAACAGCTGGATGAGGGATAACTTTGCATTCGAGCAGGTGCCGAGCTGTATTATGTGCAATGGAACGATGGTGAGCGGCGAGAAGATGCTGCCGGCGCTAGTGAATTCGACGGCGGAGATGAAGGGCTGA